TCGAGGACTTTTCCCGGTACAGCCGTATCATCCGGGAGGTCCGCGGAATCGGGCCCGATACCTATCACTGGATCATCCGCGTGGCCGGCATCGAGCTCGATTGGGATTCCGTGGTGACCGAGGCGCGGCGCCCGCACCGATTCACCTGGCGCTCGGTCCGGGGCATCGAGAACGGCGGCACCTTCGACCTCAAGCCCGCCCGCGGCGGCACGGAGGTTTGCTTTACGATGGAATATCGTCTGGCCAGCCCCATCCTGGAGAGGATCATCGACAACATCGCCGCGCCCATCATGCGCCGTTTCGCGACGGAAATCCTGGAGCAGGTGCGCCGGCGCCTCGAGTCTGCGCCCGGGCGCGCGGCCGGTACGCCCGCTCAGTAAAGCGTCACCTGCTCCGCGAGAATAAGCGGCGTCACGCGCTCGATGCCGGCGAGGCGCACGTCCACGAGCGCCGCGATCCGGCGCTTGAGTCCCTCCGTGAGACCGCCCTTGACGCGCACCTCGAGCGCGGCCAGCTCGGGCTCGTCGATCGGCCGGCCGATGTTGGAGAGCAACTGCACGCCGACCTCTTCGACCGCGTCGAAGGTCTCGTGCACCTCGCGCGCGATGAGCGTGGAGAGCACGTTGTAGAGCTTGCCGTCGGCGACCTGGCGCTGGCTAGCCTGCGCGCCCGCCAGAAACAGCAGGGCGACGACCCACAGGCCACGCCGGGAATTTACACGGAACAGTTTGGTCATGGCGACGTCCTCCTTTGCGGGTTTCACGATGGGCCGGCGGGGCTGCGGCGCTGCATGCTAGAAGCCCTGCGGCTCGACGCCCAGCGCGGCCACGCCGCAGTTCAACGCTCCTGTCTCACAGGAACATAGTCTCATGACGCTACCCAACGTATCGGGGCAGCGCAGCATGAACAGCGCAATCACCGCGAACTCTTTAGTCATCGCTCACCTCCTCCTTCAAAGCCTTTGAAACGCGGAGCGAAGCGACCGCGCCAAACGCGAGCAGCGCCGCAGTCGCCCAGAACGAATAACCGATCAGCACGGCGAACAACCAGCCGACGGCTGCCGAACCTGCGGCTTGGCCCAGGCTCGCGGCAGCGGTCTGCTTGCCGAGGGCCGCACCCTGCGCGGCTCCGGCGGCGAGCGACACCAGATAGGCGAGCGCCGGAATCAAAATACCCGAGGCCGCGGCGACCAACCCCACCCCGACTAGCAGCAGGAAATAATTCGCGGCGTATGGCAGCAGCGCGACACCGGCGGCCATCGCGAGGAAGGCCGGCGCCAGCAGCCCGCTGCCGACGCGCTTGATCAGCGGCGCGAGCACGAAGATTTGCACCAGGATCATGACCAGACTGCACTCGGCGAACATCCAGCCGATCTCGCGCGGACCCAGGTTCAGCACCTGCTGGCCCTGCAACGCCAGTCCCACCTCGAAGCTGCCGAGACCGAACATCACGAGCAGCGACAACGCCAGCAACCATATCAAGGACGGCGCGCTTCGCTCCGGCTCACCATCACGGGTGTGCGGTGGCGCGCTCTCCGGGAGGAACCGATAGACCGCGAGCCACGTCCCGGCACC
The nucleotide sequence above comes from Gammaproteobacteria bacterium. Encoded proteins:
- a CDS encoding SRPBCC family protein, translating into MPAIERTLFIRAKPEAVFDLIARVEDFSRYSRIIREVRGIGPDTYHWIIRVAGIELDWDSVVTEARRPHRFTWRSVRGIENGGTFDLKPARGGTEVCFTMEYRLASPILERIIDNIAAPIMRRFATEILEQVRRRLESAPGRAAGTPAQ
- a CDS encoding MFS transporter translates to MSAPAIARRESVTGLALPLAAVFVVAMGYGVVLPVLPFMLANSLGEAARVSVAWHTGLLTGVYMLALFLFAPLWGYVSDRTGRRTVILLGLAGFSGAMLWFALVRDLVFAYGARALAGVFAAAVLPVVLAWVSDACTAHTRAAAFAWLSAVSALGFLFGPALSGWLASVEIIAQDDALMLPFYAAAALGAGTWLAVYRFLPESAPPHTRDGEPERSAPSLIWLLALSLLVMFGLGSFEVGLALQGQQVLNLGPREIGWMFAECSLVMILVQIFVLAPLIKRVGSGLLAPAFLAMAAGVALLPYAANYFLLLVGVGLVAAASGILIPALAYLVSLAAGAAQGAALGKQTAAASLGQAAGSAAVGWLFAVLIGYSFWATAALLAFGAVASLRVSKALKEEVSDD